In the genome of Bremerella sp. P1, the window TCTCGAGTCGATGCAAAATGGTGACTATGACACCGCGTTGGCATGCATGGACTTCAGCGAAAGAACGGGAACGCCCAAGCAATCCAAGCTCGACCTCGCATACGAACTCTATCAACTGCTTTCGACCTTATGGAGCATCGATCCTTCGCTGGTCCCTGAGCAGACCGAGCCTGAACAATTCGAAGTAGCTGTTTTTGGTGACGGTGACGGACGTGTTCCTGTAGATCAGGAAGAAGATGCCGCGAAGATGACACTGACCAAAGGGCCTCAAGGGCTCTGGAGCTTCAGTACGAAAACCATTGCAGCCATTGGCGATCTGGCCAAGAAGTACACGTCGGATATTGAGGCTGAAGAAAAGCGGGACGCGGTCGACGGGAATGGTGAGCCTAAGGCCAAACCAACGTTCGCGCTGTGGCTCGAGTCCCAGGTGCCGCCATTCTATCGCGAAGAGCATTTCGTCATTCCCACGTATCAATGGATTTGTCTGCTGGCTCTAATCGTCGCAGGCTACCTGGTGGACGTCGTCGTGCAGTGGATCTTGCGGTTCATTCGTCGCGTGCGGTTTGCCAAGACGGCCGAGGACGAAGACCTGCGAAAAGCATTCGAGAAAGCTTGGACTCCAATCGGTCTGACGGCCATGGCCCTGACCTGGTATTACGGGCTTTGGCTATTTCGATTGCCGGACCTATTCCGGGCAGTCATCATCTATGGCGTGCAGTTGTTCGGCATCGTAGCGGGCACCTGGTTTATCTTCCGCATCATCGACTTGGTGATCGTGCAACTGATTCATGCTGCGGCGAAGCGGGGCAAGAAGTACGACGATCTTTTGCTGCCAGCGGTCAGTAAAACGCTCAAGACGTTCACTGTCTGTATTGGCATTCTGATCTTTGCAGAATCGTTTTCGCTGCCGATTGTCGGACTGTTAGGTTCGCTCGGTATCGGCGGTATCGCGATTGCCTTGGCAGCGAAGGAAACCCTTAGCAACGTCTTCGGATCGCTGACCGTCATGGTCGATCGTCCCTTTGAGATTGGGGATTGGATCATCACCGAAGGGGTAGAAGGTA includes:
- a CDS encoding mechanosensitive ion channel family protein, with the protein product MASNLFRFALCGILLCQLALAASVHAQAIPGVTPEAGNVEKPPEPPPVDPKLLVKQGNPQVAVRTFLESMQNGDYDTALACMDFSERTGTPKQSKLDLAYELYQLLSTLWSIDPSLVPEQTEPEQFEVAVFGDGDGRVPVDQEEDAAKMTLTKGPQGLWSFSTKTIAAIGDLAKKYTSDIEAEEKRDAVDGNGEPKAKPTFALWLESQVPPFYREEHFVIPTYQWICLLALIVAGYLVDVVVQWILRFIRRVRFAKTAEDEDLRKAFEKAWTPIGLTAMALTWYYGLWLFRLPDLFRAVIIYGVQLFGIVAGTWFIFRIIDLVIVQLIHAAAKRGKKYDDLLLPAVSKTLKTFTVCIGILIFAESFSLPIVGLLGSLGIGGIAIALAAKETLSNVFGSLTVMVDRPFEIGDWIITEGVEGTVETMGMRSTKIRTFDNSLVTLPNSLLITAKVDNMGRRTFRRVKTMVSVQYDTTPEQIDAFCEGIRELIRRQPYTRKDYYQVYLNQLAASSLDILVNLYLDCNDWSIELRERHRLFVDIVRLAKRLGVQFAFPTQTIHLYQEEPETFAGADELPEEAGRRAAAEIAGPLPMPNERRGLVDFPGPHQYEDIDSRRRKK